The proteins below are encoded in one region of Novosphingobium sp. 9U:
- a CDS encoding TetR/AcrR family transcriptional regulator has protein sequence MAELKQTRADAPPTVAKPRRGRPPLDPVTRRNRILEAASALFTSGGYQETTVEAVGKAAGVTKRTIYELIGDKTELFRAVCDHCHANISALQLDLPISGDSLRSNLLQLGRELVTHSLAEETIAVERTIVVEHARFPEFVRTLNDQGRTSLNRKIAIVFDELRELGMISGVDSFLAAEIFFDLVVGNLGFRKALGFDEPPPSQAETAERVDIFIEGYLRRHGLPKA, from the coding sequence ATGGCTGAGCTCAAGCAGACCCGTGCCGACGCGCCTCCGACCGTCGCGAAGCCGCGCCGTGGCCGCCCGCCGCTCGACCCCGTCACGCGCCGCAATCGTATCCTCGAGGCTGCCTCGGCGCTGTTCACGTCAGGGGGCTACCAGGAGACCACGGTCGAGGCGGTAGGCAAGGCGGCGGGCGTCACCAAGCGGACGATCTACGAATTGATCGGTGACAAGACCGAGCTGTTTCGTGCCGTATGCGACCACTGCCATGCCAACATCTCCGCCCTTCAGCTCGACTTGCCAATCTCCGGAGATAGCCTGCGCAGCAACCTGCTCCAGCTCGGCCGAGAACTGGTCACCCATTCCCTGGCTGAGGAGACGATCGCGGTCGAACGCACGATCGTCGTTGAGCACGCCCGCTTTCCAGAGTTCGTGCGCACCCTAAATGACCAGGGGCGGACCAGCCTCAACAGGAAGATTGCGATCGTTTTCGACGAGCTGCGCGAGCTGGGTATGATCAGTGGAGTGGACAGCTTCCTAGCCGCGGAGATTTTCTTCGACCTTGTCGTGGGCAACTTGGGTTTCCGGAAGGCGCTTGGCTTTGACGAACCACCGCCGAGCCAAGCAGAAACTGCCGAACGCGTTGACATCTTCATCGAGGGATATCTCCGACGCCACGGCCTGCCGAAAGCCTGA